A window of Zavarzinella sp. contains these coding sequences:
- a CDS encoding site-specific DNA-methyltransferase, which produces MKKTPTADLPRNQILIGDCLTHLQHLPAGSVDLIVTDPPFNIGYEYDTYDDQRTKADYLQWCEQWLAELVRVLSPNGSFYLAIGDEFVAEFKIRLDQLQLSMRNWIVWHYTFGVNCKLKFNRSHAHILYYVKNPKKFTFNPDAVRVPSARQTTYNDKRANSTGKLPDDTWVLRPQEDERFFAPESDTWYVPRVCGTFKERSSHPCQMPIALLERIVQVSSNPGDLVLDPFAGSGTTLCAAKKHQRDYLGMELSENYVQIINDRLHNMNGLFSNC; this is translated from the coding sequence ATGAAAAAAACACCCACCGCTGATCTTCCGCGTAACCAGATTCTGATTGGGGATTGTCTGACCCACCTGCAGCACCTGCCTGCGGGATCGGTGGACCTGATTGTGACCGACCCACCGTTCAATATTGGTTACGAATACGATACTTACGACGATCAACGCACCAAGGCAGATTACCTGCAGTGGTGCGAGCAGTGGTTGGCGGAATTGGTGCGGGTTTTATCCCCTAATGGGTCGTTTTATCTGGCCATTGGCGATGAATTTGTAGCAGAATTCAAAATTCGCCTCGATCAGTTACAGCTTTCCATGCGGAACTGGATTGTCTGGCATTACACGTTTGGCGTCAATTGTAAACTGAAGTTTAATCGCAGCCACGCCCACATTCTGTATTACGTCAAAAATCCCAAAAAGTTTACCTTTAATCCAGATGCGGTGCGGGTGCCCTCTGCCCGCCAGACCACCTACAACGACAAGCGGGCCAATTCCACTGGCAAACTACCTGATGATACCTGGGTGCTGCGACCACAGGAAGATGAGCGGTTTTTTGCCCCAGAGAGCGACACGTGGTATGTCCCACGGGTCTGTGGCACGTTTAAAGAGCGTTCCAGCCACCCATGCCAGATGCCGATCGCCTTGCTCGAGCGGATTGTGCAGGTTTCCAGTAACCCCGGCGACCTGGTACTCGATCCGTTTGCGGGCAGTGGCACCACGCTCTGTGCGGCGAAAAAACATCAACGGGACTACCTTGGAATGGAGCTTTCCGAAAACTATGTGCAGATTATCAACGATCGACTGCACAACATGAACGGCCTGTTCAGTAATTGCTGA
- a CDS encoding DUF4058 family protein — translation MPSPFPGMDPFLEQESCWPAFQHQFISALYQTLLPLLVDHYRLEISVRQYITEEPLFTSIIRQNHAEEYLEIRHKNNDTLVTTIDLVSPTNRLQAQGRAAYHATRQQSKALRANLVELDLVLQGKPLRNYIRELPEHDYLLSVSRSNNSTKNYEIYPCMLEHHLPRVRCPLIADERDCILDVQKVFRRAFELGNFDITLDYEKNLTTMVPQDKRDKIEHMIRTSRRTD, via the coding sequence ATGCCTTCCCCTTTTCCAGGAATGGATCCTTTTTTAGAACAGGAAAGCTGCTGGCCAGCCTTTCAACACCAGTTTATTTCTGCCTTATACCAGACATTGCTGCCACTGCTGGTGGATCACTACCGACTTGAGATTTCGGTAAGACAATATATTACCGAAGAGCCGCTGTTTACATCGATTATTCGCCAGAATCATGCAGAAGAATATCTGGAAATCCGCCACAAAAACAACGACACCTTGGTGACCACCATCGATCTGGTTTCCCCCACCAATCGCCTGCAGGCCCAGGGGCGTGCGGCTTATCATGCCACCCGGCAGCAAAGCAAGGCACTGCGGGCGAACCTGGTCGAACTCGATTTGGTGCTGCAGGGGAAGCCATTGCGGAATTACATTCGCGAACTTCCCGAACACGACTACCTGCTTTCCGTTAGTCGATCGAACAATTCGACGAAAAATTACGAAATCTACCCCTGCATGCTGGAGCACCACCTACCCAGGGTGCGGTGCCCACTGATTGCTGATGAGCGGGACTGTATTCTGGATGTGCAGAAAGTGTTTCGTCGTGCGTTCGAGCTGGGGAACTTCGACATCACGCTGGATTATGAGAAAAATCTCACCACGATGGTACCACAGGATAAGCGGGACAAAATTGAACACATGATTCGTACTTCCCGTCGTACAGATTAG
- a CDS encoding patatin-like phospholipase family protein → MFLHPYFRGIMSLAPRALAVGCTFFFLAIAWFDFGQGLNIPALMWHDRPVIQVISGFSIAWLFAYVWLLTYINDARYHPEMLAHAQQRATFVGRVMGLCIPRSPVVEDQPDLNAAGDGLRWYLGVTFLPSAVLLLVSAGFGITGSAPFVHLKDPQLGENAPLYIASNWPFLVGVVVMLLSLRLFAVLSRNVRNRLLGAERGTQFAQKYWLHMIAGLLFVVLLAMYAIFALLSDRDYWQAPPITTVCLFFGMAATFNAVLWFYLRSFAILAFVALAVWVGICNQAPYRLHFPHLEPEYRAITNLEDFEEPAASLEDLVSLDNDPTVKKKEIQRVVHMVAAVGSQRVPERTVQEGIQELTSKGYADEENYSRLLRLYETALQRMDADERNALRTWKEQFGPPVPEGTRIPPPLVIVTATGGANRSGLWTAKVLHELHQRIPGFPKHLRIITGASGGMVGATYYVGSVQPDGSLQEGFQPTDISQDFLTPIINALVYREIPFSFLPTSHYTRDRGEMLDRAMEGEVPNIDPFIRKRLNNVFARTFADWAESERIGWRPSLIFSPMVVEDGRQLLISNRYVPYLTVNQGNFLLPNGPEFGSEDAPKEKLSSSERIQREIKRGRQTRRRQGKGSEDIYSRSAIEFFRVFPESRGRFHLSTAARMNATFPFLSPAVSLPTNGVRRVVDAGYLDNTGVKVATSWIYQYRDWLARNTSGVIVVQIRDFASHQENRNLSLPLTEGGAFLPGLTGPFSAVDHARSSSANYRNDAELQQLGEFFQSWFGQAAQAGKGELPTWTKDFFTTVVFERYSDVGMNWYLSQADKQLILDSWDKGENNFNPASLKKMLQWWQSRDNPPPEAKMP, encoded by the coding sequence ATGTTCCTGCACCCGTACTTCCGTGGCATCATGAGTCTGGCACCCAGAGCACTGGCCGTGGGGTGTACTTTCTTTTTTCTGGCCATTGCCTGGTTCGATTTTGGGCAGGGCCTCAATATTCCTGCACTGATGTGGCACGATCGACCTGTGATTCAGGTCATTTCAGGCTTCAGCATTGCCTGGCTGTTCGCGTACGTGTGGCTGCTGACCTACATCAACGATGCACGGTATCATCCGGAAATGCTGGCCCACGCACAGCAGCGGGCTACTTTTGTGGGTCGTGTGATGGGCCTGTGTATCCCACGCTCGCCCGTGGTGGAAGATCAGCCCGATCTGAATGCTGCCGGCGATGGCCTGCGCTGGTACCTGGGGGTCACCTTTTTGCCCAGTGCTGTCTTGCTGCTGGTATCGGCTGGGTTTGGGATTACTGGTTCCGCACCGTTTGTGCATCTGAAAGACCCGCAATTGGGTGAAAATGCCCCACTTTACATTGCCAGCAATTGGCCGTTTCTGGTGGGCGTGGTGGTGATGCTGTTGTCGCTTCGTTTGTTTGCGGTGCTGTCGCGGAATGTCCGCAATCGCCTGCTCGGTGCAGAACGAGGCACCCAGTTCGCACAAAAATACTGGCTGCATATGATTGCTGGCCTGTTGTTTGTGGTGTTGCTGGCAATGTACGCAATATTCGCACTGTTGTCCGATCGTGACTACTGGCAGGCACCACCGATCACCACGGTATGCCTGTTTTTTGGCATGGCAGCCACCTTTAACGCGGTGCTGTGGTTCTATCTGCGTAGTTTTGCCATTCTGGCGTTCGTCGCACTGGCTGTGTGGGTGGGAATCTGCAATCAGGCTCCGTATCGGCTGCATTTTCCCCACCTGGAGCCGGAATATCGGGCAATCACCAATCTGGAAGATTTCGAAGAGCCTGCTGCCTCGCTGGAGGATCTGGTTTCGCTGGACAATGATCCCACGGTGAAGAAAAAAGAGATTCAGCGGGTGGTGCACATGGTTGCTGCGGTGGGCTCGCAACGAGTTCCCGAACGCACGGTGCAGGAAGGCATTCAGGAATTAACCAGCAAAGGTTATGCCGACGAGGAAAATTACAGTCGGCTGCTGCGATTGTACGAAACCGCTCTGCAACGGATGGATGCGGATGAGCGAAATGCTTTACGGACCTGGAAAGAGCAATTCGGCCCACCCGTGCCGGAAGGGACGCGGATTCCCCCACCGTTGGTGATTGTGACTGCCACAGGTGGTGCGAATCGATCGGGATTGTGGACAGCCAAGGTGCTGCACGAACTCCATCAACGTATTCCTGGATTTCCAAAGCACTTACGCATTATTACCGGTGCGTCAGGTGGTATGGTCGGTGCCACCTATTACGTGGGCAGTGTGCAGCCCGATGGCAGTCTGCAGGAAGGCTTTCAGCCCACTGATATTTCGCAGGATTTTCTGACACCCATTATCAACGCACTGGTTTACCGCGAAATTCCGTTTTCGTTTCTTCCCACCAGCCACTATACCCGCGACCGTGGGGAAATGCTCGATCGGGCGATGGAAGGTGAGGTACCAAATATTGACCCGTTTATCCGCAAACGGCTGAACAATGTCTTCGCCCGCACCTTCGCGGATTGGGCAGAAAGTGAACGGATTGGCTGGCGACCGAGCCTGATTTTTTCGCCCATGGTGGTGGAAGATGGCCGACAACTGCTGATCAGCAATCGTTATGTACCGTACCTGACCGTGAATCAGGGGAACTTTCTGCTGCCTAACGGGCCGGAATTCGGCTCCGAAGACGCACCAAAAGAGAAGTTGAGCAGCAGTGAACGGATTCAGCGGGAAATCAAACGTGGGCGACAGACCAGACGCCGACAGGGGAAAGGATCGGAAGACATTTATTCCCGCTCGGCCATTGAGTTTTTCCGCGTTTTTCCGGAATCCCGTGGGCGATTTCACCTCAGCACGGCAGCACGGATGAATGCCACGTTTCCGTTCCTCAGTCCGGCGGTCTCACTGCCCACCAATGGCGTGCGACGGGTGGTTGATGCGGGCTACCTGGACAACACCGGCGTGAAAGTTGCCACCTCGTGGATTTACCAGTATCGCGACTGGCTGGCCCGCAACACCAGTGGGGTGATTGTGGTACAGATTCGCGATTTTGCCAGCCATCAGGAGAACCGGAACCTGTCGCTGCCACTCACAGAAGGTGGGGCGTTTCTCCCAGGTCTGACGGGACCGTTTTCGGCAGTCGACCATGCCCGCTCTTCATCAGCCAATTACCGTAACGATGCAGAACTACAGCAGTTAGGAGAATTTTTCCAGTCCTGGTTCGGTCAGGCAGCACAGGCGGGAAAAGGGGAACTGCCCACCTGGACGAAAGACTTTTTCACCACCGTGGTGTTTGAACGCTACTCCGATGTGGGGATGAACTGGTACCTGTCGCAGGCCGATAAACAGTTGATTCTGGACAGTTGGGACAAAGGTGAAAACAATTTCAACCCCGCCTCGCTGAAAAAGATGCTGCAGTGGTGGCAATCCCGCGATAATCCCCCACCGGAAGCGAAAATGCCATAA
- a CDS encoding arsenate reductase ArsC — MKSILFVCIENSNRSQMAEAFARIHGGDQIAAHSAGSKPSGKVNPRAIQFMAEKGYDLSVHGSKALDQFNGTEITVAVTMGCGDYCPLVKAERREEWNIPDPKELPDDEFRKIRDLIEEKVKLLIAEIQ; from the coding sequence ATGAAGTCGATTTTGTTTGTGTGCATTGAAAACAGCAACCGCAGCCAGATGGCAGAAGCGTTCGCACGGATACATGGTGGGGATCAAATTGCGGCCCATTCGGCAGGTTCCAAACCGTCCGGCAAGGTCAATCCGCGGGCAATCCAGTTTATGGCAGAAAAGGGCTACGATCTGTCGGTACATGGTTCGAAAGCACTGGATCAGTTTAACGGCACCGAAATTACCGTGGCTGTGACCATGGGCTGTGGCGATTATTGCCCACTGGTGAAGGCAGAGCGGCGAGAAGAGTGGAACATTCCCGATCCTAAAGAGCTGCCCGATGATGAATTTCGGAAAATTCGCGATCTGATTGAAGAGAAAGTGAAGCTGCTGATTGCTGAAATTCAATAA
- a CDS encoding sulfatase gives MRVIWIAFLSSWALPGILPAYQPTNLLIVTADDMNADSAGWCGGKLGITPNLDAFAKTAHQFINSHVTVPICQPGRSALMTGRVPHRNGALGFQPIRRDVPTLVEILREQGYYTGVIAKAVHMAPPDKFPWHAIGEQALGKQPAQFAAKFREMLASAANEKKPFFINANICDPHRPFINGTGKKAKLEKLPDGVRVLKASEVTVPAFLEDLPRVREEVANYYTNVSRFDLAFGLIMKELTAAGRDADTIVVFWSDHGMSFPFSKATVYYNGTWSPILIRIPKTKEPQVRTEFVSSVDLMPSLLELLAIKPPAGMDGRSWIPLLNGEKQPDRDFVVTHVNTLSSGKSFAQRCIRTKDRAFMFHGWAGGPDKFRAEALSGLTFPAMNSATDEKIQARVKQLVEGEPLMLFDTAKDPTERKNLINDPTYARERAELSKKLLAHMRATDDPQTKAFQGILEKKE, from the coding sequence ATGCGAGTTATCTGGATCGCATTTCTTAGTAGCTGGGCACTTCCCGGTATTCTTCCCGCCTATCAACCGACGAATCTGTTAATTGTTACCGCAGATGATATGAATGCCGATTCTGCAGGCTGGTGCGGAGGCAAGCTGGGCATCACCCCCAACCTTGATGCGTTTGCAAAGACGGCCCACCAGTTCATCAACAGCCATGTAACCGTACCGATTTGTCAGCCGGGAAGATCCGCACTGATGACAGGACGGGTACCCCACCGGAATGGTGCGTTGGGCTTTCAGCCGATTCGACGGGATGTGCCCACGTTGGTCGAAATCCTGCGGGAACAGGGCTACTATACTGGGGTGATCGCCAAGGCGGTGCATATGGCCCCACCGGACAAGTTTCCGTGGCACGCCATCGGCGAGCAGGCACTGGGGAAACAACCTGCCCAGTTTGCGGCAAAATTCCGCGAAATGCTGGCTTCTGCTGCAAACGAAAAGAAGCCATTCTTCATTAATGCCAATATCTGCGACCCACATCGGCCTTTTATCAATGGAACTGGAAAAAAAGCCAAACTCGAAAAGCTACCAGATGGGGTGCGTGTTCTGAAGGCCAGCGAAGTGACTGTGCCAGCCTTCCTGGAAGACCTCCCACGTGTGCGGGAGGAAGTTGCTAATTATTACACCAATGTCAGCCGATTCGATCTGGCGTTTGGCCTGATAATGAAAGAACTTACGGCTGCTGGCCGCGATGCGGACACGATTGTGGTCTTCTGGTCCGATCATGGGATGTCTTTCCCATTTTCTAAAGCCACGGTCTATTACAACGGCACCTGGTCGCCGATCCTGATTCGCATCCCGAAGACCAAAGAGCCACAGGTGCGTACCGAATTTGTCAGCAGTGTCGATCTGATGCCTTCGTTGCTGGAGTTACTTGCGATCAAACCACCTGCAGGCATGGATGGCCGCTCCTGGATTCCTCTGCTGAATGGAGAAAAACAGCCCGACCGCGACTTTGTTGTTACCCACGTGAATACCCTCAGCAGTGGCAAGTCGTTTGCCCAGCGGTGCATCCGGACCAAAGACCGAGCATTCATGTTCCACGGGTGGGCAGGTGGGCCAGATAAATTCCGTGCCGAAGCTCTGAGTGGGCTGACCTTTCCGGCAATGAATTCTGCTACCGATGAGAAAATTCAGGCCCGTGTAAAACAATTGGTGGAGGGGGAGCCGTTGATGCTGTTTGATACCGCCAAGGATCCCACCGAACGGAAGAATCTGATTAATGATCCCACCTATGCCCGTGAACGTGCGGAACTGAGTAAAAAGCTCCTTGCACATATGCGGGCGACAGATGACCCACAGACGAAAGCTTTTCAGGGGATTCTGGAGAAAAAAGAATAA
- a CDS encoding patatin-like phospholipase family protein: protein MSDSNVKSVERNPRWHHILFVGLLAAIALLIWAWTSNDWASKQLNRLWWEDVFGVMLTGFSVSLVLPLLLGAVVAIVFGQPKAFGIVKLFLHPNPWRQLWIGVGLGALVWQVFLAGYLFEPLATNFTQDRPPFCEFQSAEELRTQFSEHNNQYRYEPVTIDSILFYTFHVVIGGTAVIAIGLMIGWMGWYLSQRHRLPEFQKRSDNQGITVRWKFYPILFLGTVLGYLLLMFITYGLFHGEINKTELKELSHAFGESMVETAGWGKSEARSDYVKLYTKPSNNGLATTIPQVEFADYYHNNFANNYGKRLADYFPVFGAFIICSILIIANYLFYLIFRPKLFSPASGITFLLHFLLFSHVIISYFVAAPDLIRLFLFLLILGAGVVYKLRFPGLSYHKNDLVSLQEHYKPAQPLLPENRLDLIESKAIPYGVNENTKLPEKKPMAIICLSGGGSRAGAWSMKMLSELDASFAKENIAFPYHVRLITGASGGMFAGAYYVSTLNQPDLQAPGKVQRAVSLCDMNSDVRQDFLSPICRMLIRNDLPSLFLPLIAQQDRGTALEDLWQSVFRGHLHTSFADLHAGEKAGWRPSIIFSPMLVEDGRQLLISNLNLKHTLINRANELRGQHDLYQDDILSKEGIEFFKLFPQMHAQFKLATAVRMSASFPYLFPAAELPTNPPRRVVDAGYYDNFGVGIAAEWIYSNQDWIRDNCSKLVIIQIRDGIDEPNRRRELVNDALPSALMRGMSFLTSPVEGLYNFRNSSTSFRNDSMLDMLTRLYQANNFGEDFLTTCTLEFSGSQQVAMNLILNQEECQRIDDAAKEELIQGRIAKLIQWWKS from the coding sequence ATGTCTGATTCAAATGTAAAAAGTGTTGAAAGAAATCCGCGCTGGCACCACATCCTGTTTGTGGGATTGCTTGCCGCGATTGCCTTACTGATCTGGGCCTGGACCAGCAACGACTGGGCAAGTAAGCAACTCAATCGCCTCTGGTGGGAAGATGTTTTTGGTGTGATGCTGACTGGGTTCAGCGTATCGCTGGTTTTACCGTTGTTGCTGGGTGCTGTGGTAGCGATTGTTTTTGGACAGCCCAAAGCATTTGGCATTGTCAAGCTGTTCCTGCACCCCAACCCATGGCGACAACTGTGGATTGGTGTTGGCTTGGGGGCATTAGTCTGGCAGGTTTTTCTGGCTGGCTATCTGTTTGAACCATTGGCAACCAACTTCACGCAGGACCGCCCACCGTTCTGTGAATTTCAAAGTGCGGAAGAGTTACGCACTCAATTTTCTGAACACAATAATCAGTACCGATATGAACCAGTTACCATCGACAGTATTCTCTTCTACACATTTCACGTGGTGATCGGTGGAACTGCAGTAATCGCCATCGGGCTCATGATTGGATGGATGGGCTGGTATCTATCGCAACGCCATCGTTTGCCCGAATTTCAGAAAAGATCCGATAATCAAGGCATCACGGTACGTTGGAAGTTTTACCCGATACTTTTTCTTGGAACTGTGCTGGGTTATTTGTTGTTGATGTTCATTACCTATGGATTATTTCATGGAGAGATAAACAAAACAGAGCTCAAAGAATTATCTCATGCTTTTGGTGAAAGCATGGTTGAAACTGCTGGCTGGGGGAAATCCGAGGCCAGATCAGATTATGTGAAACTCTATACGAAACCAAGTAACAACGGTCTGGCGACAACTATCCCACAGGTTGAATTTGCAGACTATTACCATAACAACTTTGCAAATAATTATGGGAAAAGGTTGGCAGATTATTTTCCTGTGTTTGGTGCGTTCATCATTTGTTCGATATTGATCATCGCAAACTATCTGTTTTATCTGATATTCCGTCCAAAATTGTTCTCCCCAGCATCCGGCATTACGTTCCTGTTGCATTTCCTGTTGTTCAGCCACGTCATTATTTCTTACTTCGTGGCGGCACCAGATTTGATCAGACTCTTCCTGTTCCTGCTTATTCTGGGTGCTGGTGTGGTCTACAAGTTGCGTTTCCCTGGCCTCAGCTATCACAAGAATGATCTGGTTTCTTTGCAGGAACATTACAAACCTGCCCAGCCATTGCTGCCAGAAAACCGCCTGGATCTGATTGAATCCAAAGCAATTCCCTATGGTGTCAATGAAAACACCAAGCTGCCTGAAAAGAAACCGATGGCGATCATCTGCCTCAGTGGGGGTGGTTCCCGTGCAGGTGCCTGGAGCATGAAAATGCTTTCGGAACTTGATGCCAGCTTTGCGAAGGAAAATATTGCCTTTCCTTACCATGTGCGGCTGATCACAGGTGCATCAGGTGGGATGTTTGCAGGTGCCTATTATGTTTCCACATTGAATCAGCCCGATCTACAGGCACCAGGCAAAGTACAACGCGCGGTATCGTTGTGTGATATGAACAGCGATGTGCGACAGGATTTTCTATCCCCCATCTGTCGCATGCTGATACGCAATGATCTGCCTTCGTTGTTCTTGCCGCTGATCGCCCAGCAGGACCGTGGGACAGCACTGGAAGATCTGTGGCAGTCCGTTTTTCGCGGTCATCTGCATACCAGTTTTGCAGATCTGCATGCGGGGGAGAAAGCTGGCTGGCGACCTTCAATTATCTTTTCTCCCATGCTTGTGGAAGATGGCAGACAGTTATTGATCAGCAATTTGAATCTGAAGCACACATTGATTAACCGTGCCAATGAACTTCGTGGACAACATGACCTGTATCAGGATGATATTCTGTCGAAAGAAGGGATTGAGTTTTTCAAACTGTTTCCGCAGATGCACGCCCAGTTTAAGCTGGCGACTGCAGTTCGAATGAGTGCCAGTTTTCCGTATCTGTTCCCTGCGGCAGAACTCCCCACGAATCCCCCACGTCGCGTAGTGGATGCGGGCTACTACGATAATTTCGGCGTGGGGATAGCTGCAGAATGGATTTATTCCAACCAGGATTGGATTCGAGATAATTGCAGCAAGCTGGTGATCATCCAGATTCGTGATGGGATTGATGAACCCAACCGCCGAAGGGAATTGGTTAACGATGCACTACCCAGCGCACTGATGCGTGGGATGAGCTTTCTTACTTCGCCTGTGGAAGGGCTGTACAATTTCCGAAATTCTTCAACCAGTTTCCGCAACGATTCGATGCTGGATATGCTGACGCGTCTTTACCAAGCAAACAATTTTGGTGAGGATTTTTTAACCACCTGCACACTGGAATTTTCCGGCAGCCAGCAGGTGGCAATGAATCTGATTCTGAATCAGGAAGAATGCCAGCGAATTGACGATGCCGCCAAAGAAGAATTAATCCAGGGCCGGATTGCCAAACTCATTCAGTGGTGGAAAAGCTAA